Within the Erigeron canadensis isolate Cc75 chromosome 6, C_canadensis_v1, whole genome shotgun sequence genome, the region ATAAGGCATCAAATTTATGCTAGCCCCTAAATCCGCTAATGCATCACAAGTTAATATGTTTCCAAAAGAACAAGTAATTATGAAACTCCCTGGATCGTCAAGCTTTGGTGGAATCTGATTCTTGCAAAATGGCTATGTATTCTTCATTCAAAAATGTTGCAGACACTTCCTCCAACTTGTCCTTGTTGTTCAACAGTTCTTTGATGAACTTAGCATAGTTTGGCATCCCTGCAAGTACATCAACTAATGGCACATTGATGCGAATTGCTTTGATCATCTCAAGAAATTTGCCATATCTTGCCGCCATCTTCTCCTTTCTCAAGCGTTGTGGGTATGGAATCTTTGGTTTGTACGCCTTCAGCGGTGGTTTAACTAGTTCAGTGGAAACAGTTGGCCTCTTTTCTGTTGGTTTTGGCTCCATTTCAATCTCTTCTGGCACACTTTCATCGTCGGTGAAGTCATCTTCTACAGGTTTGGATACAAGTTTCGGTGAATCGGTAGGAGCTGCACTTTCAATGTTAGTTTGGTAAATGTTACCAGCCTTTGTAGAAATAGCATTTACATGCTCGGTTCTAGCGGGAGGGGGCTTATATGTTTGGTTTGAGTTTGAGCTTGAGGGTCTCGGATTTGATTGCGTGTTGCTGGGTAGTGAACCAGTTGGTCTGTCTGTTGATGTTTCACTTATGCGATCCAACTTCTTTTCCAAATTAGTTATAGACGTTTGGTGATTACGAAGGCCTTGTTTGTGGTTAGCTCTGAGGATATCAAGTCTCCTGAAAAGTTCCTGGTtggtttttttttgaaaattcgtGAAGTTTTTTATTGTTGCTTGAAGTGATGTTAAAGTGGTTTCCTCATTTGACTTTTGGGTTGGTTGTGTGGGTACTTCATTATGTGGTTTTTGTTGGTGATTTTGGAAATTCTGGTTGGGTTGGTTTTGGATATCTTGGTTGTTTCTAGGGTATCTTGTAGGGAAAATGTTTGAGTGAGAATTAAAACCATTGGTAAAATTCCCTTGGTTGTGGTTTTGACCCCACCACGTTGGTTATTTCCTTGGTAATTGTTTTGCAAATAATTCGCCTCTTCATGAACCTCAATTGCATCACAATCTTCAGAGTTATGGCTTGCCCCACCATGTGAGTAACCATATTTCAGATTATTCATCTCTTTTTCTAGGCTGTCGAATTTGTTAGTGAACAAATTCATCATAGTATCAAACTTTGCCTCCATCCTTGAACTTTCTTCCTTTGCTTCGACGAACGATACTGCCTTTGATTTCCCTTCCTCAACCTTGGTCTTTGACATTCTCATCATCACTTTGTCCTCCATGACTTGATAAGCATCATTTGCgcttttgtataaaaatattcCTCCACCAGCCGCATCAAGTAGAATTTGGGAATTCTCGTCTTGACCATTGTAAAATATGTTTACAATTTGTTCTTTATCGAGACCATGACCATAACATTTTTTAAGCAGTTTTTGCAATCTTATCCAACAATCGATATAGTTTTCTTTTTCGTATTGCTTAAAAGTTCTTATgtcattaaacaatttttgttgCAAACCGCGTGGAAAAAATCTATTTGcaaaaacttttttcatttcatcCCAAGAATTAATTGAACCTTCTTCTAATCCATTAAACCAAAGTTTAGCTTCCCCTGTTAAAGATAACGGAAAAAACCGTAGCTTAACAGGTTCTACCATGTCTCTACCATATTTAAACATTTCACAAATTTCCTCGAAATCTGCGATATGTTTATATGGATAAGAAAGAAATTTACCATAAATTGGTTTTCCTGAATCATTTTCATGTGGTTTCCTTTAACAATGAAATTATCTCCTAATTCAGGCTTCACTATGGCCGATCCAGGGATCGGTGCCACAGTTCTTTGCCTGCTCCACATGGGTTGATTAAGTCTATTTATTGGGTCTGCCATGTTAATTGATGGTGGTTGATTTGATTTTTCTAAAACAACTTTTTCCTCTTCAAAAAGATTTGACGCTCCTATGTTAACAAAACTACTACTTTCTAAAATGCTTTTAGAATTTTTCAAagatttctttttcctttttgaaaatgatttttcGGGATCGGATAACGGACTAGCGAGTGGTTGGTTGCTGGTCCTTGTGTTCATCCACTCCTTATATCACtgcaaaagaaaaacaagaaaactgTGAAAAGCACCTATTCTACGAAATAAAcagctaaaaataaaataaatagaagtaaaacaatgaaaaataaaatcatttatgtgGAGTCTTGAATTATTGTCTGAGTTGgtgttatactatatatataattattagtcCAACAGTCCTCGGTCCTCAGTCTAACAGTTCAGGAATCCAATGTTAAATATCTACTCGAGGCTCATAAGTCAAGAATCGGAATAACTCAAGTGAGGTTAACCACAATCCTAGTCGAGGTTAACAGGATTGGAGGTAACCACATGGTCATGTCTCGTTTTCCTTACCACAATCACCCAAGCAATCTTTATTAAAAGTGTAACGGAAGAatactat harbors:
- the LOC122604392 gene encoding uncharacterized protein LOC122604392; this translates as MVEPVKLRFFPLSLTGEAKLWFNGLEEGSINSWDEMKKVFANRFFPRGLQQKLFNDIRTFKQYEKENYIDCWIRLQKLLKKCYGHGLDKEQIVNIFYNGQDENSQILLDAAGGGIFLYKSANDAYQVMEDKVMMRMSKTKVEEGKSKAVSFVEAKEESSRMEAKFDTMMNLFTNKFDSLEKEMNNLKYGYSHGGASHNSEDCDAIEVHEEANYLQNNYQGNNQRGGVKTTTKGILPMELFRRLDILRANHKQGLRNHQTSITNLEKKLDRISETSTDRPTGSLPSNTQSNPRPSSSNSNQTYKPPPARTEHVNAISTKAGNIYQTNIESAAPTDSPKLVSKPVEDDFTDDESVPEEIEMEPKPTEKRPTVSTELVKPPLKAYKPKIPYPQRLRKEKMAARYGKFLEMIKAIRINVPLVDVLAGMPNYAKFIKELLNNKDKLEEVSATFLNEEYIAILQESDSTKA